One window of Xanthomonas sp. 10-10 genomic DNA carries:
- a CDS encoding MarR family transcriptional regulator, which translates to MSSFDPTANRVDHTCARYPAFPREPAVLVRLIKHLYKRLHTISCVRLKPYGISPPEYEILMMLYGTPEQAITPTEAAEAASEKPANITRLTDQLCEKGLIARGSSPDDRRKIMLTLQPAGLALIESVLPEACTLLHEQTADLSEAEQARLEKLLKKLLNGVDAVDA; encoded by the coding sequence ATGAGTAGTTTCGATCCAACCGCAAATCGCGTGGACCACACCTGCGCGCGCTACCCAGCCTTCCCGCGGGAGCCCGCTGTCCTGGTGAGGTTGATCAAGCATCTCTACAAGCGGCTGCACACCATCAGTTGTGTGCGACTCAAGCCGTACGGGATCAGCCCGCCGGAATACGAAATCCTGATGATGTTGTACGGCACGCCTGAGCAGGCGATTACCCCGACCGAGGCGGCAGAGGCCGCCAGCGAGAAACCGGCCAACATCACCCGGCTCACTGACCAGCTGTGCGAGAAGGGCTTGATCGCGCGTGGCAGCAGTCCCGACGACCGCCGCAAGATCATGCTGACCCTGCAACCGGCCGGGCTGGCATTGATCGAAAGCGTGTTGCCGGAAGCATGCACGCTGTTGCACGAACAGACGGCCGACCTCAGCGAAGCGGAGCAGGCGCGTCTGGAAAAGCTGCTGAAGAAGCTGCTCAATGGCGTGGACGCCGTAGACGCCTGA
- a CDS encoding rhomboid family intramembrane serine protease, which translates to MITLILIAITGIVSWMAFNNRKLNDRLILWPPALDKQRQYDRLVTYGFIHADLGHLVFNMITLFFFGRVIESVMTQLTGSVLTYPLFYLAALVVSILPSYLKNQNNPNYLSLGASGAVSAVLFAFILLQPWTIILVLFIPAPAIIYAVFYVGYSLWMDRRGGDRINHSAHLAGAAFGVMFMLIMEPRVWQVFLEQLSNPRFG; encoded by the coding sequence ATGATTACCCTGATCCTGATCGCCATCACCGGCATCGTCTCGTGGATGGCGTTCAACAACCGCAAATTGAACGACCGCTTGATCCTTTGGCCTCCAGCGCTGGACAAGCAGCGCCAGTACGACCGCCTGGTGACCTACGGCTTCATCCATGCCGACCTGGGGCACCTGGTCTTCAACATGATCACGCTGTTCTTTTTCGGCCGGGTGATCGAAAGCGTGATGACACAGCTGACCGGCAGCGTGCTGACCTATCCGCTGTTCTATCTGGCGGCGCTGGTGGTGTCGATCCTGCCCAGCTATCTGAAAAACCAGAACAACCCCAATTACCTCAGCCTGGGCGCCTCCGGTGCGGTGTCGGCGGTGCTGTTCGCCTTCATCCTGCTGCAGCCGTGGACCATCATCCTGGTGCTGTTCATTCCGGCACCGGCGATCATCTATGCGGTGTTCTACGTGGGCTACAGCCTGTGGATGGACCGCCGTGGCGGCGATCGCATCAACCACAGCGCGCACCTGGCCGGGGCGGCATTCGGGGTGATGTTCATGCTGATCATGGAGCCGCGGGTGTGGCAGGTCTTCCTGGAGCAGCTGTCCAATCCCCGCTTCGGCTGA
- a CDS encoding oligopeptide:H+ symporter has translation MTTSTLPGPTAGARLPRQIPFIIGNEACERFSFYGMRNILVQFLITSLLLQEVGGPGREAEAKHILHSFMIGVFFFPLLGGWLADRLFGKYNTILWFSLIYCAGHACLAMFEGSRHGFFVGLGLIALGAGGIKPLVASFMGDQFDQSNKHMAKVVFDAFYWIINFGSLFASLLIPLALKNLGPSWAFGIPGILMFVATLVFWLGRKRYVLVPLPPKDPHGFGAVLRTALLARVPGQGRPGLALAIIAVVAALACMVLIEPLGIVICLCMALVLLLAGIGGGTWWQLERARGLHPDAAVEGVRALLRVLVIFALVTPFFSLFDQKASTWVLQGREMTMPAWFTASQMQALNPLLVMLLIPFNNLVLYPLLRRRGWEPTPLRRMTSGIAFSGVAWIAVGAIQVVMDGGEPMHIAWQMLPYALLTFGEVLVSATGIEFAYSQAPPSMKGVVMSFWYLTTTVGNLWVLLSNVAVRNATVTSHIADTGLSEAAFLMFFFAAFAFLAALAFGLYARRYRMVDNYRSA, from the coding sequence TTGACCACCTCGACCCTGCCGGGCCCCACGGCCGGCGCGCGCCTGCCGCGCCAGATTCCTTTCATCATCGGCAACGAAGCCTGCGAGCGTTTCAGCTTTTACGGGATGCGCAACATCCTGGTGCAGTTTCTGATCACTTCGCTGTTGCTGCAGGAAGTTGGCGGGCCGGGCCGCGAGGCCGAAGCCAAGCACATCCTGCACAGTTTCATGATCGGGGTGTTCTTCTTCCCGCTGCTGGGCGGCTGGCTGGCCGATCGGCTGTTCGGCAAATACAACACCATCCTGTGGTTCAGCCTGATCTATTGCGCCGGCCACGCGTGTCTGGCGATGTTCGAGGGCAGCCGTCACGGCTTCTTCGTGGGGCTGGGCCTGATCGCGCTGGGCGCGGGCGGCATCAAGCCGTTGGTGGCCTCGTTCATGGGCGACCAGTTCGACCAGTCCAACAAGCACATGGCCAAGGTGGTGTTCGACGCCTTCTACTGGATCATCAACTTCGGCTCGCTGTTCGCCTCGTTGCTGATTCCGCTGGCGCTGAAGAATCTGGGCCCGTCGTGGGCGTTCGGCATCCCCGGCATCCTGATGTTCGTGGCCACGCTGGTGTTCTGGCTGGGGCGCAAGCGCTACGTGCTGGTGCCGTTGCCGCCGAAAGACCCGCACGGGTTTGGCGCCGTGCTGCGCACGGCATTGCTGGCGCGCGTGCCCGGGCAGGGGCGGCCTGGCCTGGCACTGGCCATCATCGCGGTGGTCGCTGCACTGGCCTGCATGGTGCTGATCGAGCCGCTGGGCATCGTCATCTGTCTGTGCATGGCGCTGGTGCTGCTGCTGGCCGGGATCGGCGGCGGCACCTGGTGGCAGCTGGAACGCGCGCGCGGCCTGCATCCGGATGCAGCGGTCGAAGGCGTGCGCGCATTGCTGCGGGTGCTGGTGATCTTCGCGCTGGTGACGCCGTTCTTTTCGTTGTTCGATCAGAAGGCTTCGACCTGGGTGCTGCAGGGGCGCGAGATGACCATGCCGGCGTGGTTCACCGCCTCGCAGATGCAGGCGCTCAATCCGCTGCTGGTGATGTTGCTGATCCCCTTCAACAACCTGGTGCTGTACCCGCTGCTGCGCCGTCGAGGCTGGGAGCCGACGCCGTTGCGTCGCATGACCAGCGGTATCGCCTTCAGCGGGGTGGCGTGGATTGCGGTCGGCGCGATCCAGGTCGTCATGGATGGCGGTGAGCCGATGCACATCGCCTGGCAGATGCTGCCCTATGCCTTGCTCACCTTCGGCGAGGTGCTGGTATCGGCCACCGGCATCGAGTTCGCCTACAGCCAGGCGCCGCCGTCGATGAAGGGCGTGGTGATGAGCTTCTGGTATCTGACCACCACGGTGGGCAATCTGTGGGTGCTGCTATCGAACGTGGCGGTGCGCAACGCGACGGTGACCTCCCATATCGCCGATACTGGGCTCAGCGAAGCGGCATTCCTGATGTTCTTCTTCGCGGCCTTCGCGTTTCTGGCAGCACTGGCCTTCGGCCTGTACGCACGCCGGTATCGCATGGTCGACAATTACCGTTCTGCCTGA
- a CDS encoding DUF2884 family protein produces MRRSLPLALMLIATFSTPAWAQQAHSGAAQTHRAQVSSHQCGLGTAFNVLADSGGIWLYRDTGVPREVFFHAGELSIDHQVQQISAADSERLREMEQHARALMPQVADMAHAVVDLSYDALGGVIEVLTGSSLNARKIARLRTRANDYVDATLGKGRWDQQAFDGNFERYVEHEAEAFKGSIARHMLWQIMTGRSDAIDARAQAMDGQLDARLDARARAIEARASALCSDVQTLRALQDALDVRYQGHALQLLDAVPQDDRNAITAAARTRAPVEKEIANDGALALPQPVKLQGGTEGTPAAAVTHH; encoded by the coding sequence ATGCGCCGTTCGCTGCCACTTGCCTTGATGCTGATTGCCACGTTCAGCACGCCCGCATGGGCACAGCAGGCCCATAGCGGCGCGGCGCAGACGCATCGAGCCCAGGTGTCATCGCACCAGTGCGGCCTTGGCACAGCGTTCAATGTGCTCGCCGACAGCGGCGGCATCTGGCTTTACCGCGACACTGGCGTGCCGCGCGAGGTGTTCTTCCACGCTGGCGAGTTGAGCATCGATCACCAGGTGCAACAGATCAGTGCTGCCGACAGCGAGCGATTGCGCGAGATGGAACAACACGCCCGTGCACTGATGCCGCAGGTCGCCGATATGGCGCACGCGGTGGTCGACCTGAGCTACGACGCGCTGGGCGGCGTGATCGAGGTGCTGACCGGCAGTTCGCTCAACGCCCGCAAGATCGCACGCCTGCGCACGCGTGCCAACGACTATGTCGATGCCACGCTGGGCAAGGGACGCTGGGACCAACAGGCCTTCGACGGGAACTTCGAGCGTTATGTTGAACACGAAGCCGAAGCCTTCAAAGGCAGCATCGCGCGTCACATGCTGTGGCAGATCATGACCGGCCGCTCGGATGCGATCGATGCACGCGCACAGGCGATGGATGGCCAACTCGACGCCAGACTGGATGCGCGGGCACGCGCAATCGAAGCCAGGGCCAGCGCCTTATGCAGCGATGTACAAACGCTACGCGCCTTACAGGATGCACTGGACGTGCGCTATCAGGGCCATGCACTGCAGTTGCTCGATGCAGTGCCGCAAGACGATCGCAACGCCATCACCGCAGCCGCGCGCACGCGCGCACCGGTTGAAAAAGAGATCGCCAACGATGGAGCGCTTGCGTTGCCGCAACCGGTAAAACTGCAAGGCGGCACCGAAGGCACGCCGGCAGCTGCGGTGACGCATCATTAG
- a CDS encoding GNAT family N-acetyltransferase gives MEAATVHAEHDSTQQRFVVDTEGHHAELVYQLDGARMTITHTLVPDAIAGRGIAAVLVEAALQHARQAGLKVVPACSYAAAYVRRHQQFQDLLA, from the coding sequence ATGGAGGCAGCGACAGTGCACGCCGAACACGATTCCACGCAGCAGCGCTTCGTTGTTGACACCGAGGGACATCATGCCGAGCTGGTCTACCAGCTCGACGGTGCGCGCATGACCATCACGCACACGCTGGTGCCGGATGCCATTGCAGGCCGCGGGATCGCCGCAGTGTTGGTCGAGGCCGCTCTGCAGCATGCGCGCCAGGCCGGGCTGAAGGTCGTGCCAGCGTGCAGCTACGCCGCCGCCTACGTGCGCCGGCATCAACAGTTTCAGGATCTGCTGGCCTGA
- a CDS encoding M14 family metallopeptidase, with product MPRFTRLALSLLLLTCAPAALAAEPLTTQAERSGFVQTGRYDEVVALCDAFAQRYPQAVRCVEFGTTPEGRPMKALIASTSGALDAGSAAQRKLPVVLIQGGIHAGEIDGKDAGFLALRQLLDGKAGKGVLDKLVWVFVPVFNVDGHERFGAWNRPNQRGPEQMGWRTTAQNLNLNRDYVKADAPEMQAMLRLVQQWDPLMYVDLHVTDGAKFEHDVSVQVEPVHAGDTALQRDGTRWRDAVLGDLARQGSLPLPYYPSFVHEDDPASGFADDVSPPRFSHGYFLLRNRFGMLVETHSWKDYPTRVRVTRHAIVSVLQQAAKHGSAWRADALAADRRASQLAGMPEPLSFAAGPAARTVAFRGYAYTRTPSPISGALMTRYDESKPQIWKLPLRDQIKPDLVVDAPRGGYLVPAAQAAFVADKLRLHGIDFRTVASAAEHPVQTFRADTASFAARSNEGHQTLDVAGQWRDETRAVSAGSLFVPIAQPKARLLMAMLEPQAPDSLLQWGFFNSAFERKEYMEAYVAEDVARDMLANDPALKAQFEQRIASDPEFAKSPQARLEFFARRHSSWDERYQLYPVLRTAQTDF from the coding sequence ATGCCCCGCTTCACCCGCCTGGCCCTGAGCCTGTTGTTGTTGACCTGTGCCCCTGCCGCGCTGGCCGCCGAACCGCTGACTACCCAGGCCGAGCGCAGCGGCTTCGTCCAGACCGGACGCTACGACGAAGTCGTCGCACTGTGCGATGCCTTTGCCCAGCGTTACCCGCAGGCGGTGCGCTGCGTGGAGTTCGGCACCACGCCGGAAGGCCGGCCGATGAAGGCGTTGATCGCCTCCACCAGCGGCGCGCTGGATGCGGGCAGCGCCGCGCAGCGCAAGCTGCCGGTGGTATTGATCCAGGGCGGCATCCATGCCGGCGAGATCGATGGCAAGGACGCGGGCTTTCTGGCTTTGCGCCAGCTGCTCGATGGCAAGGCCGGCAAGGGCGTGCTCGACAAGCTGGTCTGGGTGTTCGTGCCGGTGTTCAACGTGGATGGGCATGAGCGCTTTGGCGCCTGGAACCGCCCCAACCAGCGCGGCCCCGAGCAGATGGGCTGGCGCACTACCGCGCAGAACCTCAATCTCAACCGCGACTACGTCAAGGCCGACGCGCCGGAGATGCAGGCCATGCTGCGGCTGGTGCAGCAATGGGACCCGCTGATGTACGTGGACCTGCATGTCACCGACGGCGCCAAGTTCGAGCACGACGTCTCGGTGCAGGTCGAGCCGGTGCACGCCGGCGATACCGCGCTGCAACGCGACGGCACGCGTTGGCGCGATGCGGTGCTTGGCGATCTGGCCAGGCAAGGTTCGCTGCCGCTGCCGTACTACCCGTCTTTCGTGCACGAAGACGACCCCGCCTCCGGTTTTGCCGACGACGTCTCGCCGCCGCGCTTTTCGCATGGCTATTTCCTGCTGCGCAACCGCTTCGGCATGCTGGTGGAAACCCATTCGTGGAAGGACTACCCCACGCGCGTGCGGGTGACCCGTCATGCCATCGTGTCGGTGCTGCAGCAGGCCGCAAAACACGGCAGCGCCTGGCGCGCCGATGCGCTGGCGGCCGATCGGCGCGCCAGCCAGCTGGCCGGCATGCCCGAGCCGCTGAGCTTTGCTGCCGGCCCTGCCGCGCGCACCGTGGCGTTCCGCGGCTATGCGTACACGCGCACGCCCTCGCCGATTTCCGGCGCGTTGATGACGCGCTACGACGAGAGCAAACCGCAGATCTGGAAGCTACCGCTGCGCGATCAGATCAAGCCCGACCTGGTGGTCGACGCACCGCGTGGCGGGTATCTGGTGCCGGCCGCGCAGGCTGCCTTCGTCGCAGACAAATTGCGCCTGCACGGCATCGATTTCCGCACCGTCGCCAGTGCGGCCGAACACCCGGTGCAGACGTTCCGCGCCGACACCGCCAGCTTTGCCGCGCGCTCGAACGAAGGCCACCAGACGCTGGACGTCGCTGGGCAGTGGCGCGATGAAACCCGCGCCGTGTCCGCCGGCTCGCTGTTCGTGCCGATCGCTCAACCCAAGGCGCGCCTGCTGATGGCGATGCTGGAGCCGCAGGCACCGGACTCGTTGCTGCAGTGGGGCTTTTTCAATTCGGCCTTCGAGCGCAAGGAGTACATGGAGGCCTACGTGGCCGAAGACGTGGCGCGCGACATGTTGGCCAACGACCCCGCGCTGAAGGCGCAGTTCGAACAGCGCATCGCCAGCGACCCGGAGTTCGCCAAGAGCCCGCAAGCGCGCCTGGAGTTCTTCGCCAGGCGTCATTCCTCCTGGGACGAGCGCTACCAGCTGTATCCGGTGCTGCGTACCGCGCAGACCGATTTCTAA
- a CDS encoding serine hydrolase domain-containing protein: MQLNRQRYGIVGQAVVVVHNGKREFCAVDGVADLQTQQPITREQIFPAFSIGKLFVSTLIMQLVEAGQIDLDQPARQYLPALPAPWKRISVRQLLDHTSGLPEYFEPSQMRGSVQDNARFPASAQAMFERLAIQPLVAVPGSQTRYTNTNYVVLAQLLQAHYRKPYPQIASERIIAKLHLTRTSVGLPLLPAHSVASAYLGKDGKPELEPTVAWPDYALAHGQLYTSVDDLSTFLEAVRTGRLVGQDTLRQLWQPQTLANGQRGWFASGWELGQDDAYQAIGHDGGARARVRILFDTTLDGDSYSVVYLTNGSARGVWSRVLLDSVLGTLSPQRFADKSLAESLIAYALRASDEQDNRLFVQALRARPGLSDTALERAINTTGYTVLSNLGATAAIRVFALNVDVFPASRNAQDSLAEAYEAAGDLARAKRIRQAIKGKSSSAD, encoded by the coding sequence ATGCAGCTCAATCGGCAGCGCTACGGCATCGTCGGCCAGGCAGTGGTTGTCGTGCACAACGGCAAGCGGGAATTTTGCGCAGTCGACGGCGTCGCCGATCTGCAGACACAGCAACCGATCACTCGCGAGCAGATCTTTCCCGCATTTTCGATCGGCAAGCTGTTTGTCAGTACCTTGATCATGCAACTGGTCGAGGCAGGGCAGATCGACCTGGACCAGCCGGCCAGGCAGTATCTGCCCGCGTTGCCCGCGCCCTGGAAGCGCATCAGCGTTCGGCAGCTGCTCGATCATACCTCCGGTCTACCGGAGTACTTCGAGCCGTCGCAGATGCGTGGCTCGGTCCAGGACAATGCGCGCTTTCCGGCCAGCGCACAGGCGATGTTCGAGCGACTGGCCATACAGCCCTTGGTTGCCGTTCCCGGCAGCCAAACGCGCTACACCAACACCAATTACGTGGTGCTGGCGCAGCTACTGCAGGCGCACTACCGCAAGCCGTATCCGCAGATCGCATCGGAGCGGATCATCGCCAAGCTGCATCTGACGCGCACATCTGTTGGGCTCCCACTGCTGCCTGCACACAGCGTGGCCAGCGCGTACCTCGGTAAAGACGGCAAGCCGGAGCTGGAGCCGACTGTCGCCTGGCCGGACTACGCGCTCGCACATGGGCAGTTGTATACGAGCGTCGACGATCTGAGCACGTTCCTGGAGGCGGTGCGGACCGGGCGTCTGGTGGGCCAGGACACGCTGCGCCAGCTCTGGCAACCGCAGACGCTTGCCAATGGACAGCGCGGCTGGTTCGCCAGTGGGTGGGAGCTCGGGCAGGACGACGCGTATCAGGCGATTGGCCACGATGGCGGCGCGCGGGCGAGAGTGCGGATCCTGTTCGATACGACGCTTGATGGGGACAGTTACAGCGTCGTCTATCTCACCAATGGCAGCGCACGCGGTGTGTGGAGCAGGGTGCTGCTGGATAGCGTGCTTGGCACGCTTTCGCCGCAACGGTTTGCCGATAAGTCGCTGGCTGAATCGCTGATTGCCTACGCGCTGCGCGCTTCCGACGAGCAGGACAACCGTCTCTTTGTGCAGGCACTGCGGGCACGGCCCGGCCTCTCCGACACTGCGCTCGAACGCGCGATCAATACGACCGGCTACACCGTGCTGTCCAACCTGGGCGCCACCGCCGCGATCAGGGTGTTTGCACTCAACGTGGACGTGTTCCCGGCATCGCGCAATGCGCAGGACAGCCTGGCTGAAGCGTACGAGGCGGCCGGAGACCTTGCACGTGCCAAGCGCATCAGGCAAGCGATCAAGGGCAAGTCCAGCAGTGCCGACTGA
- a CDS encoding beta-glucosidase, whose protein sequence is MGLGIALAAPLAIAQSAPASQPWMDTALTADQRADRLLAQMSEDEKFQMLRSYFGLGTDKIPKPEGALGSAGYVPGIPRLGIPAQQLADAGVGVTNPGGIRKGDFATAMPSGPSTASSWNPQLAYAGGRTMGRESWQQGFNVLLAGSVNLQRDPRNGRNFEYAGEDPLLAGTMVGESIRGVQSEHVLSTMKHFALNDMETRRNFHSAQIGEQAMHESDLLAFEIALKIGDPASVMCSYNKINGIYGCEHDYLLNQVLKQEWNYPGYVMSDWGGVHSGSRAALAGLDQQSAGEVFDAAVFFDAPLRMAVSAGVVPRARFDDMVRRVLRSLFAHGAFDHPTQRQPIDGKAGLLAAQHVAEEGSVLLRNEQATLPLSRDVRRIAVIGGYADKGVMSGGGSSRVDYTINGGNAVPGITPTTWPGPVIIHPSSPLQALRSALPDVQIDYVDGKDRAAAARAAKTADVAIVFATQWAAESVDLPDMQLPDNQDALIEAVAKANPKTTVVLETNGPVRMPWAERVPAVLQAWYPGIGGGEAIANLLTGKVNPSGHLPVTWPVNESQLPRPSIPGLGFKPAKPGEDTIDYAIEGANVGYKWFAARKLTPRYPFGHGLSYTQFRMGGLQVDAQGSTLTARFEVENTGPREGAAVPQLYVTLPDGHPTPLRLIGWQKLTLKPGEKRSVQVVAEPKTLADFDAKARHWKIAAGTYRVQLARSASEPVQSAEVILQAAQLP, encoded by the coding sequence ATGGGCCTGGGCATTGCGCTGGCTGCACCGTTGGCAATCGCACAATCCGCACCGGCATCGCAGCCGTGGATGGACACCGCATTGACCGCCGACCAGCGTGCGGATCGGCTGCTGGCGCAAATGAGCGAGGACGAAAAATTCCAGATGTTGCGCAGCTACTTCGGCCTGGGCACCGACAAGATTCCCAAGCCCGAAGGCGCGCTGGGGTCGGCCGGCTATGTGCCCGGCATTCCACGCCTGGGCATCCCGGCGCAGCAGCTGGCCGATGCCGGGGTGGGCGTGACCAATCCCGGCGGCATCCGCAAGGGCGACTTCGCCACCGCGATGCCGTCCGGCCCCTCGACCGCCTCAAGCTGGAATCCGCAACTGGCCTACGCCGGCGGCAGGACCATGGGCCGCGAGTCCTGGCAGCAGGGCTTCAATGTGCTGCTGGCCGGCAGCGTCAACCTGCAGCGCGACCCGCGCAACGGACGCAATTTCGAGTATGCCGGCGAAGACCCGCTGCTGGCCGGAACCATGGTCGGCGAGTCGATCCGCGGCGTGCAGAGCGAACACGTGCTGTCGACGATGAAGCACTTTGCGCTCAACGACATGGAGACGCGCCGCAACTTCCATAGCGCGCAGATCGGCGAGCAGGCAATGCACGAATCGGACCTGCTGGCATTCGAGATCGCGCTGAAGATCGGCGACCCGGCTTCGGTGATGTGCTCCTACAACAAGATCAACGGCATCTACGGCTGCGAGCACGATTACCTGCTCAACCAGGTGCTCAAGCAGGAATGGAACTACCCCGGCTATGTGATGTCCGATTGGGGCGGCGTGCACAGCGGCTCCAGGGCGGCCCTGGCCGGACTGGACCAACAATCGGCCGGCGAAGTGTTCGATGCGGCGGTGTTCTTCGATGCCCCGCTGCGCATGGCGGTGTCGGCCGGCGTGGTGCCACGCGCGCGCTTCGACGACATGGTCAGGCGCGTGCTGCGCAGCCTGTTCGCGCATGGCGCGTTCGATCATCCCACCCAGCGCCAGCCGATCGACGGCAAGGCCGGGCTGCTGGCCGCGCAGCATGTCGCCGAAGAAGGCAGCGTGCTGCTGCGTAACGAGCAGGCGACCCTGCCGTTGTCCAGGGACGTGCGCCGCATCGCGGTGATCGGTGGTTACGCCGACAAGGGCGTGATGTCCGGCGGCGGCTCCTCGCGGGTGGACTACACCATCAACGGCGGCAACGCGGTGCCCGGCATCACCCCGACCACCTGGCCGGGCCCGGTGATCATCCATCCCTCCTCGCCGCTGCAGGCACTGCGCTCCGCATTGCCGGACGTGCAGATCGATTATGTCGACGGCAAGGACCGCGCTGCCGCGGCACGCGCGGCCAAGACCGCCGATGTGGCGATCGTGTTCGCCACCCAATGGGCCGCCGAATCGGTGGATCTGCCGGACATGCAATTGCCGGACAACCAGGATGCCTTGATCGAGGCGGTGGCCAAGGCCAACCCCAAAACCACCGTGGTGCTGGAAACCAACGGCCCGGTGCGCATGCCCTGGGCCGAACGCGTGCCGGCAGTGCTGCAGGCCTGGTATCCGGGTATCGGCGGCGGCGAGGCGATCGCCAACCTGCTGACCGGCAAGGTCAATCCTTCCGGCCATCTGCCGGTGACCTGGCCGGTGAACGAATCGCAGCTGCCGCGCCCCTCGATTCCGGGGCTGGGCTTCAAGCCGGCCAAGCCGGGCGAAGACACGATCGACTACGCCATCGAAGGCGCCAACGTCGGCTACAAGTGGTTTGCCGCGCGCAAGCTGACCCCGAGGTACCCGTTCGGCCATGGTCTGTCGTACACCCAGTTCCGCATGGGCGGCCTGCAGGTGGACGCGCAAGGCAGTACCCTCACCGCGCGCTTTGAAGTGGAGAACACCGGCCCGCGCGAAGGCGCCGCCGTGCCGCAGCTCTACGTCACCCTGCCCGACGGCCACCCCACCCCGCTGCGCCTGATCGGCTGGCAGAAGCTCACGCTCAAGCCGGGCGAAAAGCGCAGCGTGCAGGTGGTGGCCGAGCCGAAGACGCTGGCCGATTTCGATGCCAAGGCACGTCACTGGAAGATCGCTGCCGGCACCTACCGCGTGCAGCTGGCGCGTTCGGCAAGCGAACCGGTGCAAAGTGCGGAGGTCATCTTGCAGGCGGCGCAGCTTCCGTAA